The following coding sequences lie in one Oryctolagus cuniculus chromosome 7, mOryCun1.1, whole genome shotgun sequence genomic window:
- the LOC103345827 gene encoding neuroblastoma breakpoint family member 6 isoform X1, protein MAGSHSPASDPVAELNDLECQQLRSQLAKSQQDCWELQEKFLIAEATNFALAMELKKYNCEKFKNIIESILTKKLHLEEPLAEKPTVPELLRHCRGILEDQDQELSQLRPKVQRGRNLAHILQQYLKDVLTVHDPGTCTGQGFRRLLTEAVRLSACLEDLLGAENIEEEETPAQGPVADREFLEVDEMETPQSSQQETSITGAVDHLPSDSCLPEGTVQMSPDAEDTHGVLGVDGGHASSHKKEEPVTILPENQYHEVEVQEQVVTYTSSRELPEEQEQEDPDDSLDECYLTPSISPVVSELDHSMWSSWCSLEQQDMKKEHDNDEVQEEAQALSYSR, encoded by the exons ATGGCGGGATCCCACAGCCCTGCATCAGATCCTGTGGCAGAACTGAACGACCTCGAATGCCAGCAATTGCGATCCCAGCTGGCAAAGAGCCAACAGGACTGCTGGGAGCTCCAGGAGAAGTTTCTCATAGCTGAGGCTACAAACTTTGCCCTGGCCATGGAGCTGAAAAAATACA ATTGTGAGAAGTTTAAAAACATCATTGAGTCCATACTGACCAAAAAGCTCCACTTGGAGGAGCCGCTGGCAGAGAAGCCCACGGTCCCAGAGCTACTCAG GCATTGCCGTGGCATCCTTGAAGATCAGGACCAAGAACTCTCCCAGTTACGTCCAAAGGTCCAAAGGGGGAGAAATCTAGCCCACATCCTGCAGCAGTACCTGAAGGACGTGCTCACAGTGCATGACCCTGGGACCTGTACGGGGCAGGGCTTCCGACGACTGCTCACTGAGGCTGTTCGGCTGTCAGCGTGCCTTGAGGACCTGCTTGGAGCAG AAAATATTGAAGAGGAGGAAACACCAGCACAAGGACCTGTTGCTGACAG GGAGTTCTTGGAAGTGGATGAAATGGAAACCCCACAAAGTTCACAGCAGGAAACATCTATCACTGGTGCTGTTGACCAcctgcccagtgactcctgcctGCCTGAGGGCACTGTGCAAATGTCTCCTGATGCTGAGGACACCCACGGTGTGCTAGGTGTAGACGGGGGACACGcttcttcgcacaagaaagaagaACCTGTCACCATTCTCCCAG AAAATCAATATCACGAAGTGGAGGTACAAGAGCAAGTTGTCACATACACTTCCAG CAGGGAGCTCCCAGAGGAGCAAGAGCAGGAAGACCCAGATGACTCACTGGACGAGTGCTACCTCACTCCCTCGATTTCTCCAGTCGTTTCTGAGCTTGACCATTccatgtggagcagctggtgctccctggagcagcaggacatga AAAAGGAACATGACAATGATGAAGTGCAAGAGGAAGCACAAGCCCTATCATACTCCAGGTGA
- the LOC103345827 gene encoding neuroblastoma breakpoint family member 6 isoform X2, whose product MAGSHSPASDPVAELNDLECQQLRSQLAKSQQDCWELQEKFLIAEATNFALAMELKKYNCEKFKNIIESILTKKLHLEEPLAEKPTVPELLRHCRGILEDQDQELSQLRPKVQRGRNLAHILQQYLKDVLTVHDPGTCTGQGFRRLLTEAVRLSACLEDLLGAENIEEEETPAQGPVADREFLEVDEMETPQSSQQETSITGAVDHLPSDSCLPEGTVQMSPDAEDTHGVLGVDGGHASSHKKEEPVTILPENQYHEVEVQEQVVTYTSRELPEEQEQEDPDDSLDECYLTPSISPVVSELDHSMWSSWCSLEQQDMKKEHDNDEVQEEAQALSYSR is encoded by the exons ATGGCGGGATCCCACAGCCCTGCATCAGATCCTGTGGCAGAACTGAACGACCTCGAATGCCAGCAATTGCGATCCCAGCTGGCAAAGAGCCAACAGGACTGCTGGGAGCTCCAGGAGAAGTTTCTCATAGCTGAGGCTACAAACTTTGCCCTGGCCATGGAGCTGAAAAAATACA ATTGTGAGAAGTTTAAAAACATCATTGAGTCCATACTGACCAAAAAGCTCCACTTGGAGGAGCCGCTGGCAGAGAAGCCCACGGTCCCAGAGCTACTCAG GCATTGCCGTGGCATCCTTGAAGATCAGGACCAAGAACTCTCCCAGTTACGTCCAAAGGTCCAAAGGGGGAGAAATCTAGCCCACATCCTGCAGCAGTACCTGAAGGACGTGCTCACAGTGCATGACCCTGGGACCTGTACGGGGCAGGGCTTCCGACGACTGCTCACTGAGGCTGTTCGGCTGTCAGCGTGCCTTGAGGACCTGCTTGGAGCAG AAAATATTGAAGAGGAGGAAACACCAGCACAAGGACCTGTTGCTGACAG GGAGTTCTTGGAAGTGGATGAAATGGAAACCCCACAAAGTTCACAGCAGGAAACATCTATCACTGGTGCTGTTGACCAcctgcccagtgactcctgcctGCCTGAGGGCACTGTGCAAATGTCTCCTGATGCTGAGGACACCCACGGTGTGCTAGGTGTAGACGGGGGACACGcttcttcgcacaagaaagaagaACCTGTCACCATTCTCCCAG AAAATCAATATCACGAAGTGGAGGTACAAGAGCAAGTTGTCACATACACTTCCAG GGAGCTCCCAGAGGAGCAAGAGCAGGAAGACCCAGATGACTCACTGGACGAGTGCTACCTCACTCCCTCGATTTCTCCAGTCGTTTCTGAGCTTGACCATTccatgtggagcagctggtgctccctggagcagcaggacatga AAAAGGAACATGACAATGATGAAGTGCAAGAGGAAGCACAAGCCCTATCATACTCCAGGTGA